CCCATACGTATTTCTCTTAATCTTATGGGCCCACCCAAAAAGGTATGGTGCATGCATAATCAAATATGCTAATTTTCCAACATATTGTTGGTTTAGCATTAGCTAATAATCAATACGTAAGATATAtttgaccatatatatatatactgtaAAGcagttttaaaaaatattttgcTCATAAATTTACGTGTTAAATAGATATTTGTCGATGGCTCTTAGCTTAGTGGCACATTCTGTTTATCCTCACCCAAGTGGTGTGGGTTTGAGTCCTAAAAAATAAGTAGTAGGTGAATTCTAGAAGTATATATTACAGGGCGTGTGTATTCGCCGTTTGATTAATAACAACACCATAAGTACAAATAGTGGTCTTCCCTAAATAATGTGTGTTTAAAAATATGTGATACTTAATACTAATTTTTAACACTCAAAGGATCTTGTGGGTGAAAAACAATTTGGATCAAAGGTATGGATTAAATGACCTCCAAAATCGATTAGGTGATTCATGCAAATATGCATAATTCGGCCTATTTTCTACTATAAAATAATGGAGCAAAGGGTTAAATATAAGCAATATATATTATATAGTGTAGTTAATTAGCCATGGGTGCATCTCGGATCAGCCAAGTGATATTGGTTTCGTTAATAGTAGCTCTTGTGGCTCGAACCCATGGTCAAACATGTCCCAACCAACTCGGTACTCTGAACGTGTGTGCACCCTTTGTGGTGCCTGGTTCCACAGACGCGACCCCTAGCTCAGAGTGTTGTTTGGCTCTTCAGTCAGTTGATCGTGATTGTCTTTGTAACACCGTTCGTATTGCAACTACTCTCCCTACGCAATGCAACTTTCCGGTTACTTGCGGTAATTGTAACAATCCCTTGCCTTTAATTTGTGAATATTATGCATGTATGAAACTtgtattctttttttatttttatattatatctTTTAATGGTATGCAGGAAATTGAAGTGGATACGAAGGGAGGAGAGGGGGCAAGAGGCCAAGAGTTGGTTATCAGCTAATTTCACTTGagtttttttaatttgtttttggtTTGTCGTTTGTAAGTTGAAAATGGGAGAATTAGTCAAGCAATGGAGGAAATTAACTAATTTAGTGTATAATGGCCCAAAAAGCAAAACCAACTATGAATAAAAAAATGTTATGGTTTGTTTTATTCTTTTTCCAATCCAACAAATCTTGTATGTATATTACCTTTATTTACAACAAATCTTGTATGTATATCACCTTTATTTATTAAGAAAAAATAAACACTTTAAACCAATTAGATAAAACTATTATAAAAGGTTGATAGAGTCGGTATTATCATTAGTATTACGAAAGTGTATTTTTAACTTACAAGTTTTATAAAAATGACTTTTTTAAATTGTTTGTAATTCACTAATTTCGTGTAATTTAAACCATTAAAAAAGTTACTTGTTATGTTCTACGAAGAATGGGTCACAATAATCACCCCTAGTTGTGAGTTTAATCCGATTGTTAGTTGTTCGTACTTGTATGTTTAAGCATGCCTGTATATGTATTAtagtttttgtatatttttttatgtAACTTTGAACGTATAGTAATGTTCTTCTAATGTAATAGTAATGTATTTAAAATCGTATCTGTAAAATAAAACGAGTAGACATAttaaatatgctaattacatacAATAAAATTAGATTAGAAACTCGTGTATTACAACGGTTGAATAAAAAGATGTATTATGTAGTTagtaaaagatttaaaaattatAAATCAACATTTTGAGATAAGATATATTTACAAAGTAAGAGATAAAATACGAAGGagtgaaataaaaaaaattggtctCATACAATTGTGACATGTTACGCAACCAGTTACTTAATTATGTATAGGTTAAACTGATTATCAAACGTTAATTTGGATAATGTGAATTTATATAGATAAAGTACCAAAAAACAAGTTGCACTTACAAACATAAGTATTTAAGTGGGAGGGTGAAAAATATATGAAAGGTTAAaatctattatctatattaaaacaATACATTTTGGTGCCACTTGGCATAATTTTAATCCTCTAATTGCCACCTGTCCTCTCTACAGCTTCTAACTTTACAAAATCCCGCTcaaactaaaaccctaaatcaaaaCACGCGTAGATGTTTCTGTTCCTTCTCCTACAATCTTCTTTCCCCACCCCTTCATCCGCTCTTTTTGCTGAACATCAATTAATCAAAGATTGATACAAATTCTGGGCTTTCCATAATTTTCAAATCAGTTTCCTTTTAATCTTAATTCCAATTACAAACCCTATGCCAAACGATTTCACCATCAATCTTTCTATCaattgttttcttcaaacctaGAATTGATTGTTATTTGTTGAGGCTTGATCTAGGGCTCGAATAGATGATTCAGatctgtatttctctgctatgaAGGAACCGCAGAGTTCTACAACGAATCTTCAGGTATGTGGGAGAACATATGGGGAGAAAACATGCATCACGGATATTATAACTCCGACGACGTCGTTGAACTCTCCGATCACCGTTCTGCTCAGATCCGTATGATTGAACAAGCCCTAACGTTCGCCTCTGTTTCAGGTAGTTATCAGTTGATTTATTCTGTCATAGTTTAATTGAATCTGACGGTTTAGAACTTTTAGATTTGTATAGATGAAATTATGAAAAGCGGCTTCTGAAAGGAGTTTTTGATGTTTCGATGCGGTTTTTGAGTTTTATAGTTTGTACTCACTTTTTCTGAatgattttatttcatattaGTTTCGATGGTGCTATAGTTGATTGTGAATGATTTTATGTCCTATTAGTTTTATAGTTTGTACTCACTTTTTCTGAATGTTTTTATTTCCTATTAGTTTCGATGGTGCTATAGTTGATTATGTGCTCATTATAAGATTTGTAATTGTTACTTAGGTTTTTGAGAACTAAGTTTGAGTTATAGATGATCTACATAAAAGTGAATTACACGGGCTAAATAAATGtgaatttatatactaaataattatTACACATCTTAGTCAGAACATCATCGTTGAATACATGTTGCTTATGAAGAGATAATGTGTCTTTTGGCATATATGGATTTTCAATTTCTATTCAAGATGTGAAAGCGTGTAAAACATATATTTTCATATAACCATGTTAAACGAGCGGACATCTTTCACCCGTCAAGTAAGCAGACATGAGCAAAGGAAACAATTACTGTCATTGTCTCTATTGCCTTAACATAACTGACAAACGATCTATTTGTGTGATAGTATGCGTCATTAACTTATAATATTTATATCAATTCATATATGTGGATATTGTAATCTTTGCCTGGTGTTGATTGGCATAACTTCCGACCGTCTGATAGGGTTATTGCGGTACAAGTGGTCGGACATGGAGCAGAAGAGGGTTGAGGCAAACAAGGTAAGTTTTCATCAACGATCTTTGGAATCTCGGATTCTTGAAGCTTCTGTTTTAGTCGTATCTCCTCTGTTTTCCGTTATTATTTTAGTTAAATTTAGGTTTACATCAGATGTCCATTCAGTTATCATTTTCCTCCTAAACGGGTCGAATGAGTTAATTCTACTAAACAGGCCCAATGGGACAGTATTCTTAAACGAGTCAACTTGGTCAGCTTTAATGAGCTGATGATGTTTGATAAAAGTCTCATACATGTATTATTTTTCAATAATTTCATTACATATTGAGCTTTTTTTAACAACGTCAAGCCTTCAACAAAAGCACACATAATATAACTTTTCCTCTAATAAAATGACTTTTTAGTTGAACCATTTAGTATGCATTTTAATTATTGCTATTGCTACCCATATAAATATCTCAATCGTATGCATTGAAAATTTTGACTTGGCATGGAGActaataaaaaaatgtttatgTAGTTGGCTTCAGAAAAGAAGACGAAATTCAAGTCTGAATTTAAGCGTAAGATCCCTATCTCTTATTCAGTTTTGGTGTTTAGCTTCTCATGCATATAATACGTTAAGTCTACTTCAATGTTATCATATGTGACTCTCAGTGCAACTTAGTTTTCCGCAGGTATTGTAAGCTATACTGCTACCAAGGTGCTGACAGTGAAGTATGTTCCCAATTTCATTCTGAACTCTACATCTCGACCTGTACCTCTTATGCCCAACCCTGTTATGACCATTACCAAAATGACAATTTTCTAATACAAAATGTCCTGGCTCGAACCCGTAAATATAAATTTTAGCTAACAAGTCAGAATGACCTCTTTTGGGGCAAAAACACACTATTTATTTAACGGGCCAATAGTTATTCATTTTTCGAATACTGCAACAAAACTATGAGTTAACCTTTttagtaaatgggtcaaaaacaGTTCTTAGTGAATGGGTCAAAATCATCACTTTTGTCAAAGTGCTTTGTGTTTTGACCTGAACCAATAAAGCATGTACACTTTTTCTTTCGCGTCTGTACAGATTTGAGTATCAATACGGCTCAGGTCAAAACGAGTTTTAATTGGATTTGGTTACACATATGAACGGGTTCAAGTCATTATATGTTTGTGTCATAACGGGTCAACTCAAAAACGGGTTGTTTTGGTAAAGGTCGACACAGGTTTTTGGGTCGGTATTGGTCGGTCATTATCATATACTAAATATTAAACTTTGATAAAGATAAAAACTAATGAAATAAAATTGGTAAGGCTATAAAAGTTGAAGCTTAGACCAAGTGTTTGATCTTTGTCATCAACTGGTCACTGTATTTCCAAGAAGTCAATTTGCAACCAACAAGAAATTCATGAAGATCCACGTTTACTTTTTATCTATTGGTTgagtatttttttattattttttactgTACTTTTTTTCTTTATATAAAAAATGTAAGGATTTTTATGGGATGAAATGATCATTTAGAAAAAGTTTGTGGGAAAGTTTGTAAGCATTGCTAATGTGTGAGATAACTATGAATCCACGTTTACTTTTTATCTATTGGTTgagtatttttttattattttttactgTACTTTTTTTCTTTATATAAAAAATGTAAGGATTTTTATGGGATGAAATGATCATTTAGAAAAAGTTTGTGGGAAAGTTTGTAAGCATTGCTAATGTGTGAGATAACTATGGAGGTTTAGTTGGGTGCATCTGAGATGTTCCAAGGGTTTTTAGCAGGACTCTAAATTATATTTTTGAAACTGACCATATAAGGTGGTAATGTTTTGCACTTAGTATATATATTCACTCAAGTGTTTAGCTAAGCAGTCAATAGCGGTGCTATAGCGGTTAGCGGACCTCAAGGTGTGTAGCGGTCCAAATAGCGGTGGCCTATAGCGGTTCCACTATTAGCGGCGCTAAATACCGCTATAGCGGTGCTGTGGCGGTACTATAGCGGTGCTATAGCGGTGGCCTATAGCGGTTATAGCAGTAACAGTATTTGATTGTGTTAATTCTTAAATTAAATACTTCAAAGTTACTATTAATATTTGATTTGCAACAGGTTTTTTATAATAGAATGATATTACTATGAATTTTGATGttactattaatatttttcaaagatatatttatatatatataaaaatacataaattatGCATGGTATAAAAATTATCGCTATATCACCGCTATACCACCGCTATAACCTATATATCATATAGCGGACCTTGACCGCTATTCGATTTTGGATCACTATAACTGCATAGGTGTTTAGtttgttttttaaacatttttgttAAGTATATTGATAAGTTAAAAATTGCATTGATATGATTAACAATATTCTAAATATGAAACGCAGATTGAAAGTGAACTCAAAGTGTATATTAATACATAAAACTTCCAAATATTTGACCTTTTTTTCCCATTATGTCTCACCTGAAGGCCACCTTCTGATAGTGAGTTACTATGAACCAATATCGATATATATTTAACTAATACAGATTACTTTTAGTGTCTTATTTTCTACTCTTTGTAGTTAGCTTTAGCTCTATTTAAGCCGTATTTATTTTGTAGTTCGTTTATATACCGCCATCAGCCCGATGGCAATGGGTAGTTTAATCATCAGAACTTCGAAGAACCTTCGCACCCTTAAAAAACCTAAATGCATCAGGTGTGGCAACGACACTGTTCCAGGAGGTCCAGTTCGTTATCTTTGAATTCAATTAGTAAATTTGGTtttagatgtaatttttttatgagTTTAGCTCTTAGTCTTTGAACTATGTAGAGGGTGATGAATATTTGTTAAAAGTTCCTCTCATCTAGAAAAAAATTGAAGAAAATTCTCAGGCTTCAAATTTAGTGGAAGGTGATGGTGATACTAATGGTATAAATGCAGTTTCTTTTAAAAGCAAGTTGAAGAAACGAGCCTCGACTGTCACTGTCTCAGTTGCAGAAAACAATCGTGTACATGGTTGAACCCGAGCCCATATAACAAAGTGCTAAAAGGAGCGTGCATTGGTAACAAACTTATTTTTTGTGGACTTTTTATACAGGTACTACTTCAACAACTTTTGCAAGAGAATAGGCACGAGCCGAAGTGAGATATATATTACATGCATCCTTGGGTGTTTAACCAATCCGATTAGCTTCTTTTGATACATCAAAGCTATATATTTAATTAGTTTCCATTTTAGTTTAAGCATTCTTAATGTTTTCCACATTAGCCAAAAGGTGTTGTTAGACGTCTAGGTTAAATCTCAAATGATAAAAACAAACTTTATTGATTTAGCTGAAATACGAGATGGTTATTTTTTGTAGTTTTTAAATATATGCTACTTTTTCTTCCGGCGACTTGACGAGTGACTACGTTTGGTTGGATTTTTAGCTCACAAAGATCGTTTATTAATAAAACGAGTCTGAGTAATCATGATATAGAGAAAGAAGATGCAAGACATGGGGATAAGAAACACGTGGTGTATTTAAAAAATctttaatgatttttaatttttttttgtatttcttttttgGTTCATTGTTATTTAACTTATGACTACACTAAGAAAATGAAATTCCCTGCAACTCAAGGATCAATGGAATGGCATCTGTAGCACCAACCTTCAGACTAATCACTAATGTGCATAGGCACCATTATTAGGGGTGAGCATGGTGCGGTTCGGTTATTACCTATAACCGAAACCATAACCGCACATTGCGGTTATCAAAAAATCATaaccgttcggtttcggttaatgcAGTTTCGGTTAATCGGTTATTGCGGTTAATGCGGTTTCGGTTCGGTTATAGGTCGGTTATTTTCATTGTTTCTAGTGTTGAACTTTAAATGGGCCAATAAGGTTGGGTCATGGTTAGTGTAAAATGTAATGGGCCAATAAGGTTGggtcatggttaaaagttaaaacattCAAATACTTCACCAAAGATACATATAGATTAGGCCATGGTTAAGCATTTAAATACAAACTTAAAGACTTATGGTGCTACGGATTTGGCTATTTTAAAatattcggttcggttcggttatgaaAATAAGAATAACCATAACCGAACCGCAAAAATCggttattaaaaatataaataaccaacccttcggttatttcggttatcggttatttcggttcggttttttcggttatttcggttacggttcggttaattcggttgtATGCTCACCCCTAACCATTATTATAACATAGAAGCTCATGATTTTTTTGAGCATCTTACAGTGTTATTTTTAGCTACATGTATCACTTATGTTATCATCTGATTATGCCATGATGTACAGGGTTGAAAAGAACAACAAAGAGGCTGCTATCAAAGTTATTGATTTGGaagaatcatgagtgaagaaAGGTAGAGGCCTGGAGGCTTGAAAACCGGAAAAATTAGTATTTGTTGTTTATCCCTCATAGGTTGGTTGGATAC
Above is a window of Helianthus annuus cultivar XRQ/B chromosome 14, HanXRQr2.0-SUNRISE, whole genome shotgun sequence DNA encoding:
- the LOC110906309 gene encoding uncharacterized protein LOC110906309 isoform X2, which translates into the protein MWENIWGENMHHGYYNSDDVVELSDHRSAQIRMIEQALTFASVSGLLRYKWSDMEQKRVEANKLASEKKTKFKSEFKRIVSYTATKVLTVKYVPNFILNSTSRPVPLMPNPVMTITKMTIF
- the LOC110906309 gene encoding uncharacterized protein LOC110906309 isoform X1; translated protein: MWENIWGENMHHGYYNSDDVVELSDHRSAQIRMIEQALTFASVSGLLRYKWSDMEQKRVEANKLASEKKTKFKSEFKLFRRYCKLYCYQGADSEVCSQFHSELYISTCTSYAQPCYDHYQNDNFLIQNVLARTRKYKF
- the LOC110905097 gene encoding stamen-specific protein FIL1, whose protein sequence is MGASRISQVILVSLIVALVARTHGQTCPNQLGTLNVCAPFVVPGSTDATPSSECCLALQSVDRDCLCNTVRIATTLPTQCNFPVTCGN
- the LOC110906309 gene encoding uncharacterized protein LOC110906309 isoform X3 — encoded protein: MWENIWGENMHHGYYNSDDVVELSDHRSAQIRMIEQALTFASVSGLLRYKWSDMEQKRVEANKLASEKKTKFKSEFKLFRRYCKLYCYQGADSEAIKVEA
- the LOC110906309 gene encoding uncharacterized protein LOC110906309 isoform X4, coding for MWENIWGENMHHGYYNSDDVVELSDHRSAQIRMIEQALTFASVSGLLRYKWSDMEQKRVEANKLASEKKTKFKSEFKRIVSYTATKVLTVKL